In Verrucomicrobiota bacterium, a single genomic region encodes these proteins:
- a CDS encoding phage holin family protein, whose translation MRNSQDLPGGIPSRVTGLAAGLLRHLFSLGSLAALEGRLFVRQSIAGVILLMAIVLVAMISYIALIGALIALLATYLKWGWPVSLAAAGLLHLGILGILYQMLRARVINPRPFEATTAELRRDIEALGSTTGNDPFSTSTTPHTSNFPTTR comes from the coding sequence ATGAGGAATTCCCAGGATCTGCCGGGCGGCATTCCCTCCAGAGTGACGGGACTTGCCGCCGGATTGTTGCGCCATCTCTTCTCTCTTGGCTCCCTGGCTGCACTGGAAGGTCGTCTTTTTGTCCGTCAGAGCATCGCGGGAGTCATTCTCCTGATGGCGATCGTCCTGGTGGCCATGATCTCCTATATCGCCCTGATCGGAGCCTTGATTGCACTGCTGGCCACCTACCTCAAGTGGGGATGGCCGGTCTCGCTCGCCGCTGCCGGACTGCTCCATCTGGGAATCTTGGGTATACTCTATCAGATGCTACGCGCCCGGGTGATCAATCCGCGCCCCTTTGAGGCGACCACAGCGGAACTGCGTCGCGATATCGAGGCCTTGGGAAGCACCACCGGCAACGACCCATTCTCAACTTCTACTACGCCCCACACTTCCAACTTTCCCACAACACGATGA
- a CDS encoding PilT/PilU family type 4a pilus ATPase, whose protein sequence is MSSFSDPALLGHVDDYLNLGKEADASDIHLSVSSPPTCRRYGALLPMWENAPKLTAEDTESLVKGFLDEQQWQRLIDQGDVDFAYNNASGRFRTSVVRQRLGYDLAFRIITSNLRTLDELGMPHQLKLLTQYHNGLVLVTGPMGSGKTTTLAALVQEINIHRGDHIITLEEPIEYIIPSARCQVTQREVHTHTKSFAAALRGALREDPDVIMVGEMRDLETIQLAISASETGHLVLGTLHTSNAPRTLDRLLDVFPADQRDQIRMMVSESLRGIVSQQLIPRADGMGRAVAMEIMLNSPAIGNVIREAKTFMLPGIIQTGKKAGMILMDESVAELYRKRIITAEEALYRAENKTEMRIVIGA, encoded by the coding sequence ATGAGTTCATTCTCCGACCCCGCATTACTGGGTCACGTCGATGATTATCTGAATCTTGGCAAAGAGGCTGATGCCTCCGACATCCATCTCAGCGTTTCCAGTCCTCCGACCTGCCGCCGCTACGGGGCACTTCTTCCGATGTGGGAAAACGCCCCCAAACTCACCGCCGAGGACACCGAGTCACTGGTGAAGGGGTTCCTAGACGAACAGCAGTGGCAACGGCTTATCGATCAGGGCGACGTCGATTTCGCCTATAACAACGCCAGCGGCCGCTTCCGCACCAGCGTGGTACGCCAGCGACTTGGTTACGATCTGGCCTTCCGCATCATTACGAGCAACCTCAGGACGCTCGATGAGCTGGGAATGCCTCATCAGCTGAAGCTGCTCACCCAGTATCACAATGGACTCGTCCTGGTCACCGGACCCATGGGTAGCGGTAAGACCACGACGCTTGCGGCACTTGTTCAGGAGATCAACATCCACCGAGGCGATCATATCATCACGCTGGAAGAGCCGATCGAATATATCATTCCCTCTGCCCGCTGCCAGGTAACCCAGCGCGAAGTCCATACGCACACCAAATCCTTTGCAGCGGCACTCCGGGGCGCTCTCCGTGAGGATCCGGATGTCATCATGGTCGGCGAGATGCGCGACCTCGAGACTATCCAGTTGGCCATCTCGGCCTCGGAGACAGGTCACTTGGTTCTCGGCACCCTTCACACGAGCAATGCCCCCCGTACCCTGGACCGCCTGCTCGACGTCTTCCCCGCCGACCAGCGCGACCAGATCCGCATGATGGTGAGTGAATCGCTCCGCGGCATTGTCAGCCAGCAGCTCATTCCCAGGGCCGACGGCATGGGACGTGCCGTCGCCATGGAGATCATGCTCAACTCTCCGGCCATCGGAAACGTCATCCGCGAGGCAAAGACGTTCATGCTTCCCGGCATTATTCAGACCGGAAAGAAAGCCGGCATGATCCTGATGGACGAGTCCGTGGCCGAGCTCTACCGCAAAAGAATCATCACCGCCGAGGAGGCCCTCTACCGTGCGGAGAACAAGACCGAGATGCGTATCGTCATCGGGGCCTGA
- a CDS encoding type IV pilus twitching motility protein PilT — MAYIDELFQALIENGASDLHLSEGQPPKIRKHGEIVPIWAESAPLTREQMAYMLSEICTPEKWQKYEECGDLDFAYQMDENSRFRCNYLKQAHGYGAVFRIIPTKILTLEQLNVPEVIKEFGDMRGGIVLVTGPTGSGKSTTLAALIDYINTNYGRHIVTIEEPIEFVHRNKRSIITQREVPEHAPSFAAGLKAALREDADIVLVGEMRDLETISLALTAAETGLLVFGTLHTNNARKTVDRMIDAFPADQQAQVRTMLASSLRGVVAQLLFKKADGKGRVAINEILKVNNAVSAIIREGATQKLQDVIVAGKSEGMQFMDDAIWEKMLDGTISPHEAYMKAIDKKRFQGALPPEEADLANASGV; from the coding sequence ATGGCATACATCGACGAACTCTTCCAGGCACTCATCGAAAACGGCGCCTCCGATCTGCATCTCTCCGAGGGACAGCCCCCGAAAATCCGCAAACACGGAGAAATCGTGCCCATCTGGGCAGAGTCAGCTCCCCTCACCCGCGAACAGATGGCCTACATGCTCAGCGAGATCTGCACGCCCGAGAAATGGCAGAAGTACGAGGAATGCGGCGATCTTGATTTCGCCTACCAGATGGATGAGAACAGCCGTTTTCGCTGCAACTACCTCAAGCAGGCGCACGGCTACGGCGCGGTCTTCCGTATCATTCCCACCAAGATACTCACACTTGAGCAGCTCAACGTCCCGGAAGTGATCAAGGAATTCGGCGATATGCGCGGCGGCATTGTCCTGGTGACCGGGCCCACCGGATCAGGCAAAAGCACCACGCTCGCGGCCCTGATCGACTACATCAACACCAACTACGGGCGCCACATCGTCACCATCGAGGAGCCGATCGAGTTCGTCCACCGCAACAAGCGGAGCATCATCACACAGCGCGAGGTTCCGGAGCACGCCCCCTCCTTCGCCGCAGGTCTGAAGGCAGCTCTCCGCGAGGATGCCGACATCGTCCTTGTCGGTGAGATGCGCGATCTGGAGACCATCTCCCTAGCCCTAACCGCAGCCGAAACGGGACTCCTGGTCTTCGGCACCCTGCACACCAACAATGCCCGCAAGACGGTCGACCGCATGATCGACGCCTTCCCTGCCGATCAGCAGGCGCAGGTCCGCACCATGCTGGCATCCTCACTGCGAGGGGTCGTGGCCCAGCTTCTTTTCAAGAAAGCCGACGGCAAGGGACGCGTCGCCATCAACGAAATTCTCAAAGTGAACAATGCCGTCTCCGCCATCATCCGCGAGGGAGCGACCCAGAAGCTTCAGGATGTCATCGTGGCCGGCAAATCCGAGGGGATGCAGTTCATGGATGACGCCATCTGGGAAAAGATGCTGGATGGCACAATCAGTCCGCATGAGGCCTATATGAAAGCGATCGATAAGAAGCGCTTCCAGGGTGCTCTTCCCCCCGAAGAAGCGGATCTGGCCAACGCCTCTGGCGTGTAG
- a CDS encoding type III pantothenate kinase, with translation MKKKILLIDVSNSFTKIALASDGKIGRVTKIATSELTPDLFRGTRAKLDLAVISSVVPGVSRIIAGSLTCRPLWVDYRVPGGVPVSYPNPRTIGADRLANAAAAAQCGKLPAIVVDFGTAVTFDVIDAKGNYLGGIIAPGLPIAAKALHEGTALLPLTRIRKITSSVGKSTDEAIRIGLLLGAVGLVREAVARITRETFKGKKPFIIATGGDAELVARLSGQNGGSKVIDLIDLVDPLLTLRGLLVIAEKNL, from the coding sequence ATGAAAAAGAAAATCCTGCTGATCGATGTCAGCAACTCCTTCACCAAGATCGCTCTGGCGAGTGATGGAAAGATCGGACGAGTCACTAAGATCGCAACTTCCGAACTCACACCGGATCTTTTCCGGGGAACCAGGGCCAAACTGGATCTGGCCGTCATTTCCTCCGTAGTGCCCGGGGTAAGCCGGATCATTGCCGGATCACTAACCTGCCGCCCTCTCTGGGTGGATTACCGGGTACCGGGAGGAGTCCCCGTCTCCTACCCGAATCCCCGCACGATCGGGGCGGACCGTCTGGCCAATGCCGCAGCCGCCGCGCAATGCGGGAAGCTTCCGGCCATAGTCGTCGATTTCGGAACGGCCGTGACCTTCGATGTCATTGATGCCAAGGGAAACTATCTGGGAGGGATCATAGCACCCGGACTCCCCATCGCCGCCAAGGCCCTCCACGAAGGGACCGCCCTTCTGCCACTCACCCGGATCCGGAAAATCACTTCGAGCGTTGGTAAAAGCACGGATGAGGCCATCCGGATCGGACTCCTACTGGGGGCTGTCGGACTCGTTCGAGAAGCAGTGGCTCGGATTACTCGAGAGACCTTCAAAGGTAAGAAGCCTTTCATCATCGCTACGGGGGGAGACGCAGAACTTGTAGCCCGACTCTCGGGACAGAATGGTGGGAGTAAGGTCATCGATCTCATTGATCTGGTCGATCCCCTGCTGACTCTTCGCGGGCTGCTGGTGATTGCGGAAAAAAACCTCTGA